The DNA sequence GTTGACCTATCGCTTCTCCGCTCTGAGTAAAATCTCTCCTGAGCTGCTGAAACAACACCGATGACGCGCCTTTGGCGCGCTTTGCCCTCTGACGCGGCCCAGCGCTATTTAGATTCTCGATATCTTGGAAACTCTTCGAGGCCCTAGATGAATCGAAACACCGTTTAAGATTACCCACGGGAGTTGCTGGTGGAGTCAAGGGCGCGTGTGAAATTGGCTGCAGTTCACTCTCCTCGTACTTGACTCCCGCCAAATCGCGATCTTGATCAAGGGGAGTCAAATTCGATTTATTTAGTAGCTTTCTAGCAGCTTCTAGAATTCCAAAGGCGACATCAGTTTCTTTTGGGTGTTTCTTCATCCTGATTATTCTATAAATAATCCCATATAGGGTCGCAACAACAACAGTGGCTCGTCTTGGTGCTCGTGGTCCGAACCAATCGGTGGGAATTTGCGCGCCATTTTCTTGCCTCAGTTCGTCGAGGCTTAGCTCGACAAAATCCCTATTTAAATACGTTCTGTTTTCTTCGATCGAAAGAAAATCATGAACTCTATAGCAGATATCGACATTGATTGCGTACCACGCATTTGATGCATCGAGCGAATTGCTGTAAACTCTTCTTAAACTTAGATCGGGTCGCTTCCCGCTCTCCTTCGCCATGGACGAACTTGAAACTTCGAATTTGGCGCGGAACCACAATATTTATACGGATATTTCATATTAACTATTTAGGATTACTGTCACACACACTGGGTTCACTCTCTGTCATTATACAAGTAACAGATGCCGCTTCTTTGAGTACAGCAAAGTACAAAACAGAAGTGCTTACTGAA is a window from the Nematostella vectensis chromosome 9, jaNemVect1.1, whole genome shotgun sequence genome containing:
- the LOC125572454 gene encoding uncharacterized protein LOC125572454, which encodes MAKESGKRPDLSLRRVYSNSLDASNAWYAINVDICYRVHDFLSIEENRTYLNRDFVELSLDELRQENGAQIPTDWFGPRAPRRATVVVATLYGIIYRIIRMKKHPKETDVAFGILEAARKLLNKSNLTPLDQDRDLAGVKYEESELQPISHAPLTPPATPVGNLKRCFDSSRASKSFQDIENLNSAGPRQRAKRAKGASSVLFQQLRRDFTQSGEAIGQLFGNSFLYDEDQRPFIKEAISTTLNVVCEKKGPRKGFAEILDEDVLEKYISTMKVSDWVQLLVKLSTKLPDRCWQTVLSYLCIGKSGKSTDVGILLTNNEIRAQKELVFSVTRQLFKVELMPDVRGYGASLEMILVWAIRECRLHANIPTNIEFNLKLDGRPLGGTYFIFSVILNFSPYITSFPLHNFPLHNCSCYHSHF